The sequence GCATTTCCGCCAATTTTGTATGTAGTGTAATTAGCTAAAGGCACCTTTCTTAATATAATTGTTGATCTAGAAAGCGATTTTTTTAGAGTATTTTCAATAATGTTTCTCCAACTTGCCATATGTCTCCTGCTCCAATTGTTATTATTATATCACCAGGTTTGGCAATTTTTTTTACACAAGAAATGATTTCTGAAGGCGTTTTTTTGTATAACACTGGAATTTTTTTGTTACGTACCCGGTGATATTTTTTAATTGCTTTAACAATAATTTGTGACGAAACATTTGGTATAGGAGATTCTTGAGCCGGATAAATTTTTGAGACTATTACAAAATCTGCCTGGATAAATGCCGATCCGAAATGCGGTCCTAGCTTTAATGTTCTTGTGTATCGATGCGGCTGAAAAATTACCACAATTCTATTGTCAGGATAATTTAAACGTAATGTTTTGAGTGTAGCTTTTATTTCTGTGGGATGGTGAGCATAATCATCAAATATAATAATATTATTTTTTTCTCCCTTTTTTTCAAGACGCCGATGGATACCGGAAAAATTTAATAGCGCATCTTTAATTATATCGATAGGAATTTCCAATCGTAAAGCTACAGTGATTGCAGCCAATGCATTTAAGATATTGTGCTCACCTGGTATTCTAAGATAGATTTTTTGTGTCCGATTTTTATGGATAATTGTAAAACTTGTATGGGAATTGTTAAATTTAATGTTTTTTGCTTGGATGTGAGCCGGAAACTTTATCCCGTAAGTAATAAAATCACGTTTAATGTAAGGAATTATACTTCTAACATTTTTACAATCGTTACATAAAACAGCAGTTCCATAGAATGGTATTTT comes from candidate division WOR-3 bacterium and encodes:
- the murC gene encoding UDP-N-acetylmuramate--L-alanine ligase — translated: MFGKIKSIHLVGIGGAGMSGLALVLKNMGYCVTGSDISKTSLTKYLEKQGIKIYYTHNPYNVRDASVVIYSSAIKPNNPEIKYARAKKIPVIQRAEMLGELMRMKYSIAVSGTHGKTTTTSMIGSILECAGYNPTVIVGGKFLGMNSGAKIGTGQYLVVEADESDCSFLSLCPTISVVTNIEREHLDFYRNLSEIKNAFLLFVNKIPFYGTAVLCNDCKNVRSIIPYIKRDFITYGIKFPAHIQAKNIKFNNSHTSFTIIHKNRTQKIYLRIPGEHNILNALAAITVALRLEIPIDIIKDALLNFSGIHRRLEKKGEKNNIIIFDDYAHHPTEIKATLKTLRLNYPDNRIVVIFQPHRYTRTLKLGPHFGSAFIQADFVIVSKIYPAQESPIPNVSSQIIVKAIKKYHRVRNKKIPVLYKKTPSEIISCVKKIAKPGDIIITIGAGDIWQVGETLLKIL